In the Gemmatimonadaceae bacterium genome, one interval contains:
- a CDS encoding LuxR C-terminal-related transcriptional regulator: MPPAQRATTYWVALLRYIGCTGHAHEVATLFGDEIAIRAATLTHNAANPPEVIRDVIAYATAGREQAEREAIVQFIQQNAREWATHNFASGCEVADMLLERIEFGADVRESLRYTFERWNGNGYPTHTGGEAIPLPMRIVHLSHDMEAIARLFSPERALEAVQERRGETYDPALADLFAARGAEWFARLARTEPWDAVLDLEPHPRRILEGAALENALLMAADFIDLKSPYMGGHSRRCAQLSGDAALVLGYSDAELTALRRAALLHDFGTTAVPNSIWDKTGTLTRAEFDRVEMHPLLTEQMLRRSPALAVLNRIASAHHEKCDGSGYHKRVRTDAIDPGAAVLAATEVYVGLTSDRAHRPAHPADVAAQQLRDLASAGVLDARAVRAVLVAAGHGEPAAPSVKRGKHPGGLSRREVDVLRLAARGLTTKEIAERLFISTKTADHHIQHVYVKIGVKTRAAAALWAMSNAVV, translated from the coding sequence GTGCCCCCCGCACAGCGCGCCACGACCTACTGGGTGGCGCTGCTGCGCTACATCGGTTGCACCGGCCACGCACACGAGGTGGCCACGCTCTTTGGCGACGAGATCGCCATTCGCGCCGCGACGCTCACGCACAACGCTGCCAATCCACCGGAGGTCATTCGCGATGTGATCGCCTATGCCACCGCCGGCCGCGAACAGGCCGAGCGCGAGGCGATCGTGCAGTTCATTCAGCAGAACGCGCGGGAGTGGGCCACACACAACTTCGCCTCGGGGTGCGAAGTGGCCGACATGCTGCTCGAGCGCATCGAGTTCGGCGCCGATGTGCGGGAATCGCTGCGCTATACCTTCGAGCGCTGGAACGGCAACGGCTATCCCACGCACACCGGTGGTGAGGCCATTCCGCTGCCGATGCGCATCGTGCACCTATCGCACGACATGGAGGCGATTGCCCGCCTCTTCTCACCGGAGCGGGCGCTCGAGGCGGTGCAGGAGCGGCGCGGCGAGACGTACGATCCGGCCTTGGCCGATCTCTTTGCGGCCCGCGGCGCCGAGTGGTTTGCACGCCTCGCGCGTACTGAACCGTGGGATGCGGTGCTCGACCTGGAGCCGCATCCGCGACGGATTCTCGAAGGCGCCGCGCTCGAGAATGCGCTCCTCATGGCGGCCGACTTCATCGATCTCAAGTCGCCGTACATGGGTGGTCACAGTCGTCGCTGCGCACAGCTGAGTGGCGATGCGGCGCTGGTGCTGGGGTATAGTGACGCGGAGCTCACCGCGCTTCGCCGCGCCGCACTGCTTCACGATTTTGGTACCACCGCCGTTCCCAACTCGATCTGGGACAAGACCGGGACGCTCACGCGCGCCGAGTTCGATCGTGTGGAGATGCACCCGCTGCTGACCGAGCAGATGCTGCGCCGCTCCCCGGCGTTAGCGGTGCTCAACCGGATCGCGAGCGCGCATCACGAAAAGTGTGACGGCTCGGGGTATCACAAGCGCGTGCGCACCGACGCGATCGACCCGGGTGCTGCCGTGCTGGCGGCGACGGAAGTGTATGTCGGACTGACGAGCGATCGGGCTCACCGCCCCGCGCATCCGGCCGATGTCGCCGCGCAGCAGCTCCGCGATCTGGCCTCGGCGGGCGTGCTCGATGCGCGGGCGGTACGCGCAGTGCTGGTCGCGGCCGGCCACGGTGAGCCGGCCGCGCCGAGCGTCAAGCGCGGCAAGCACCCGGGCGGCCTGTCACGACGCGAGGTCGATGTGCTGCGACTGGCGGCGCGTGGGCTGACGACCAAGGAGATCGCCGAACGCCTCTTCATCTCCACGAAGACGGCCGATCACCACATCCAGCACGTCTACGTGAAGATCGGCGTCAAGACGCGCGCCGCGGCGGCGCTGTGGGCGATGTCGAACGCGGTGGTGTGA
- a CDS encoding nitroreductase: MNVSVAIAARRSIRAFTETAPTREQLEGLFHDANQAPNHRLTQPWRFYVCGPEARAAYGLALGNRKAKKATDEAHAEQIRKDTSDQHRAWPSMVIVAMTLNDNPEIREEDYAATMMAVQTLCLSAVAHGLGTYIRSGAIMDDPAARAAVGVAENERIVAVLTVGEPLEVPPPKTRRPAAELTVWRD; the protein is encoded by the coding sequence GTGAACGTTTCTGTCGCCATCGCTGCCCGCCGCTCCATCCGCGCCTTCACCGAGACCGCGCCCACCCGCGAGCAGCTCGAAGGGCTCTTTCACGACGCGAACCAGGCGCCGAATCACCGCCTCACGCAGCCGTGGCGCTTCTACGTGTGCGGTCCTGAGGCCCGCGCCGCCTACGGCCTCGCCCTGGGCAACCGGAAGGCCAAGAAGGCGACCGACGAGGCACATGCCGAGCAGATCCGGAAGGACACGAGCGATCAGCACCGCGCGTGGCCGAGCATGGTGATCGTGGCGATGACGCTCAACGACAACCCCGAGATCCGCGAGGAAGACTACGCCGCCACGATGATGGCGGTGCAGACGCTCTGCCTCTCGGCGGTGGCGCACGGGCTCGGCACCTACATTCGCTCCGGTGCCATCATGGACGACCCGGCCGCACGCGCGGCGGTGGGTGTCGCCGAGAACGAGCGCATCGTGGCCGTCCTCACGGTTGGCGAGCCGCTCGAAGTGCCGCCTCCCAAGACGCGCCGGCCCGCGGCCGAGCTGACCGTGTGGCGCGACTGA